The following are encoded in a window of Brevibacillus ruminantium genomic DNA:
- the aroQ gene encoding type II 3-dehydroquinate dehydratase — protein sequence MISVLLLNGPNLNLLGKREPEVYGHETLQDVVKRLEKVMEEWDGDLEHCQSNHEGDLIDAIHRAKGVHQGIIINPGAFTHYSYALRDAIAAVELPTIEVHISNVHARESFRHHSVIAPVVIGQIVGLGIDGYEWALRSLVNKIKK from the coding sequence ATGATATCCGTCCTGTTGTTAAATGGACCAAACCTGAATTTGTTGGGGAAACGAGAACCAGAGGTGTACGGTCATGAAACACTGCAAGATGTTGTCAAACGCCTGGAAAAAGTCATGGAAGAATGGGACGGGGATCTGGAGCATTGTCAATCCAATCATGAGGGTGATCTGATTGATGCCATTCATCGGGCCAAAGGGGTACATCAAGGCATCATCATCAATCCCGGGGCGTTTACACATTACAGTTATGCACTGCGAGATGCGATTGCTGCCGTAGAGCTGCCGACGATTGAGGTTCATATTTCCAATGTCCATGCGCGTGAATCATTCCGCCACCATTCTGTCATCGCCCCTGTAGTAATCGGACAGATTGTCGGCTTGGGAATCGACGGCTATGAATGGGCGCTGCGCTCACTCGTGAATAAAATCAAGAAGTGA
- a CDS encoding 2-phosphosulfolactate phosphatase — MRIEVVPTVEEIRHEHISNRVVIVIDVLRASSSIVTALASGFDAVIPVETIGQALALRMSGNFLAGERHCRKIADFDYNNSPTQLASHQQKGGKLILTTTNGTRAIQKAERASSLFIGCFLNARACVQHALAQHLDVTLYCAGTRSEFALEDGLAAGLMIDIATAEQPEIQLCDLGKSMHASYLYLSNRLPELLSNTTTGKRLVQHQFHDDLAFCAQIDQYPLVPIVKERRILPHLVS; from the coding sequence GTGCGAATAGAGGTCGTGCCTACCGTTGAGGAAATTCGGCATGAGCATATTAGTAATCGCGTCGTCATCGTCATTGATGTTTTGCGGGCATCCAGCTCCATTGTCACCGCTCTTGCGTCAGGTTTTGATGCCGTGATACCCGTCGAGACGATCGGCCAAGCGCTTGCCCTGCGAATGAGCGGGAATTTTCTCGCTGGTGAAAGACACTGCCGGAAGATCGCTGATTTTGATTACAATAACTCGCCCACTCAGCTTGCATCTCACCAACAAAAAGGAGGGAAACTGATTCTCACGACGACCAATGGTACTCGTGCGATCCAAAAAGCCGAGCGGGCATCCTCGCTTTTCATTGGTTGTTTTCTCAATGCCCGTGCCTGCGTCCAGCACGCCTTGGCCCAGCATCTCGATGTCACCTTGTACTGTGCCGGAACCCGTTCCGAGTTTGCCCTGGAGGATGGTCTTGCCGCTGGTTTGATGATCGATATCGCCACGGCAGAGCAACCTGAAATCCAGCTTTGCGATCTGGGCAAATCTATGCATGCAAGCTATCTGTATTTATCCAACCGCTTGCCGGAGCTTCTTTCGAACACCACGACAGGAAAAAGATTGGTTCAGCATCAATTTCACGACGATCTAGCTTTCTGTGCCCAAATTGATCAGTATCCCTTGGTTCCGATTGTAAAGGAGAGACGCATACTCCCCCACCTTGTCTCATAA
- a CDS encoding DUF1385 domain-containing protein — protein MVIGLAQQNVPSYGGQAVIEGVMFGGKQVTVTAIRRKSQEIEYFEAPRTEFPWVRALKKIPFIRGLVGLIEASANGAKHLNFASDRYSLESDEEVSAGPSRMQMIFGVAVVGILSFLFGKFVFTLVPVFLAKFLLGNWVPDGIAQNLAEGVIKLILLLGYIMAIAQAPIIKRLFQYHGAEHKVINAYESGVDLTVENVQKFSTLHYRCGSSFLIFTVIIGVVIYSLFTYDTLWDRVVQRIVLLPVVIGVSYEFLQWTNKLRDTPVLRYLGYPGLWLQKITTREPDDSQVEVAIAAFEKMRTRDTEMNKQGLVTTG, from the coding sequence ATGGTGATAGGATTGGCGCAACAAAACGTACCCAGTTACGGCGGTCAAGCCGTCATAGAAGGCGTAATGTTCGGCGGTAAGCAAGTTACCGTGACGGCCATTCGCAGAAAAAGTCAGGAGATCGAATACTTCGAAGCGCCGCGGACAGAATTTCCATGGGTGAGGGCTTTAAAAAAGATCCCTTTTATCCGGGGTCTCGTGGGCTTGATTGAAGCGAGCGCCAATGGAGCCAAGCACCTGAATTTTGCCTCTGATCGATACAGCCTAGAATCCGACGAGGAAGTATCTGCGGGTCCATCACGAATGCAAATGATTTTTGGCGTGGCCGTCGTGGGCATCTTGTCGTTCCTATTCGGCAAGTTTGTCTTCACACTCGTCCCTGTTTTCCTCGCCAAGTTTTTATTGGGGAACTGGGTGCCCGATGGAATTGCCCAAAACCTTGCTGAAGGTGTCATCAAGCTGATCCTTCTTTTGGGGTATATCATGGCAATTGCCCAGGCCCCTATCATCAAGAGGTTGTTTCAGTACCACGGAGCAGAGCATAAGGTGATTAACGCCTATGAATCCGGGGTAGACTTAACGGTAGAGAATGTGCAAAAATTTTCCACCCTGCATTACCGTTGCGGAAGCAGCTTCTTGATCTTTACAGTGATTATTGGCGTTGTGATTTATTCGTTGTTTACCTATGATACCCTTTGGGATCGGGTGGTCCAACGAATTGTACTGCTGCCGGTTGTCATCGGGGTCTCGTATGAGTTCCTGCAATGGACAAATAAATTGCGGGACACGCCTGTACTTCGGTACTTGGGGTATCCGGGCTTGTGGCTGCAAAAAATTACCACACGGGAACCGGATGACAGTCAAGTGGAAGTAGCGATTGCGGCTTTCGAAAAGATGCGTACACGCGATACCGAGATGAATAAGCAAGGACTGGTTACTACCGGATGA
- a CDS encoding YqhV family protein — protein sequence MLEKAIVGMAALRIMSGSLEVLAALFILKVNEIEKALLINSGLAMVGPLVLLSTTTIGLIGMSDRISFAKIMWIFLGIVCIFVGVRK from the coding sequence ATGTTGGAAAAAGCGATTGTGGGGATGGCGGCACTGAGGATCATGTCGGGGAGCCTCGAAGTGCTGGCAGCTCTGTTTATTTTGAAGGTCAACGAAATTGAAAAAGCGCTGTTGATCAATTCCGGTCTGGCAATGGTCGGTCCACTGGTACTGCTTTCTACGACGACAATCGGCCTCATCGGCATGTCTGATCGGATCAGCTTTGCCAAAATCATGTGGATTTTTCTCGGTATCGTCTGTATTTTCGTCGGAGTTCGAAAATGA
- the comA gene encoding phosphosulfolactate synthase, which yields MINSDLPLWPKEWTDPSRSRQEKPRTTGLTMVIDKGIGRSAFCDLMELAAPYMDIYKLGFGTSALYPRKFLQQKVEEAKEWNLHVMPGGTFFEIAHCQSTVESYLKEIKTIGFNAVEISDGTFPMSPDFRRRAIYTAAAAGLIVYSEFGKKATDFRAEREELLNTLESDLESGASYVIVEARESGTVGVFDRTGKVELEFLKDIHVAAGSQANRLIWEAPQKEQQVALIRILGVDVNLGNIASTDVLAVETLRRGLRGDTAAMFAERGTAACE from the coding sequence ATGATTAACAGCGATCTTCCCCTCTGGCCCAAGGAATGGACTGACCCGTCCCGCAGCAGGCAGGAGAAGCCGCGTACCACCGGCCTTACCATGGTGATCGATAAAGGCATCGGCCGCTCCGCTTTCTGTGACTTGATGGAGCTGGCAGCCCCCTACATGGACATCTACAAGCTGGGCTTCGGCACTTCGGCTCTCTATCCACGAAAATTTCTGCAGCAAAAAGTGGAGGAAGCAAAAGAATGGAATCTTCATGTTATGCCAGGCGGGACATTCTTTGAAATTGCCCATTGTCAATCCACGGTAGAATCCTATTTGAAGGAGATAAAGACAATTGGTTTCAACGCCGTAGAAATCTCTGACGGCACCTTTCCCATGTCTCCCGACTTCAGAAGACGGGCAATCTATACCGCAGCGGCTGCCGGTCTCATCGTGTATTCGGAATTCGGCAAAAAAGCTACGGATTTTCGCGCGGAACGTGAGGAGCTTTTGAACACGCTGGAATCTGATCTGGAGTCAGGCGCAAGCTATGTCATCGTGGAAGCGAGAGAGAGTGGTACCGTCGGCGTCTTCGATAGAACCGGAAAAGTGGAGCTTGAATTTTTGAAGGACATTCACGTGGCCGCTGGCTCCCAGGCGAATCGACTGATTTGGGAGGCACCTCAAAAGGAACAGCAGGTCGCCCTGATTCGAATACTGGGTGTTGATGTGAATCTGGGGAACATCGCCAGCACAGATGTACTCGCTGTGGAAACCTTGCGAAGGGGGTTGAGAGGGGATACTGCTGCCATGTTTGCAGAAAGGGGGACAGCAGCGTGCGAATAG
- a CDS encoding YqhR family membrane protein, translating to MSMTKTRGYRDRNETEEREQVGVDSAGKAKAFPFVKMVEVAFWGTVFWGVIARSLAHLLNFTPYGLGAYARPMLGAVHEDSWPAIWLGALMLFFESLLAVFLYSVLFKRSRIWWSGLLYGLMLLVVAGFFFRMGNWDQSTLSTEIGWYLSYGLFVGMTVTLEQHDQA from the coding sequence ATGAGCATGACAAAGACAAGAGGGTATAGGGACAGAAACGAAACAGAGGAAAGAGAGCAGGTTGGGGTCGATTCAGCCGGAAAGGCGAAGGCGTTCCCTTTTGTCAAGATGGTAGAGGTTGCTTTCTGGGGGACAGTCTTCTGGGGAGTCATTGCCCGTTCGCTCGCGCATCTCTTGAATTTTACACCATACGGCTTGGGGGCATATGCCCGGCCTATGCTTGGAGCGGTACACGAGGATTCCTGGCCAGCCATCTGGCTGGGAGCTTTGATGCTTTTTTTTGAAAGCTTGCTAGCTGTCTTCCTCTACTCTGTGCTTTTCAAGCGAAGTCGAATCTGGTGGAGCGGATTACTTTACGGGCTGATGCTGCTGGTCGTGGCCGGCTTCTTTTTTCGCATGGGGAACTGGGATCAGTCTACGCTGAGCACAGAAATCGGCTGGTATCTTTCCTACGGGCTGTTCGTGGGTATGACCGTCACATTGGAGCAGCACGATCAAGCATGA
- a CDS encoding M24 family metallopeptidase: protein MNRLDKLRDALDQIGADALITESEVNRRYLSGFTGSTGWVIVTQKDAYLVTDFRYIDQAKEQCPLFTVVNNERKAVEAIANVLKEAGVKRLAFEGSLSFSTYSTWKEAFEGVELMPTSGFMEKLRMYKDASEVEIIKQAVKIADDAFQHILGYIKPGVSEADVALELEFFMRKQGATGVGFDIIAASGPRGALPHGRASDKIIKAGEMITLDFGAQFQGYNSDITRTVSVGEPSAKMKEIYEIVLKAQIAGVEVLRPGISGKEADAVTRDIISAAGYGEAYGHSAGHGLGMDVHELPNLSTVSPFILEPGMVVTMEPGIYLSGIGGVRIEDDVLITADGHEVLTQSTKELLILPV, encoded by the coding sequence ATGAATCGTTTGGACAAATTGCGTGATGCCTTGGATCAGATTGGTGCGGATGCACTGATTACGGAATCGGAAGTAAATCGTCGTTATTTGAGCGGATTTACCGGTTCAACCGGTTGGGTCATTGTAACGCAAAAAGATGCCTACCTGGTCACGGATTTCCGTTATATCGACCAGGCAAAAGAACAGTGCCCGCTTTTCACAGTGGTGAACAATGAGCGAAAAGCAGTGGAAGCGATTGCCAATGTATTGAAAGAGGCAGGTGTGAAGCGCCTGGCGTTTGAGGGCAGCTTGTCATTCAGTACATATTCCACATGGAAAGAGGCATTCGAAGGAGTCGAACTGATGCCAACCAGCGGGTTCATGGAAAAACTGCGCATGTACAAGGACGCATCCGAGGTCGAGATCATCAAGCAGGCTGTGAAAATAGCTGATGATGCTTTTCAGCATATTCTCGGTTACATCAAGCCAGGGGTAAGTGAAGCGGATGTGGCGCTAGAACTGGAATTCTTTATGAGAAAGCAGGGGGCTACCGGTGTAGGCTTTGACATCATTGCTGCCTCAGGTCCACGAGGGGCACTGCCACATGGACGAGCCAGTGATAAAATTATCAAAGCAGGCGAGATGATTACTCTCGATTTTGGCGCTCAATTCCAAGGATACAACTCCGATATCACACGCACCGTCTCCGTCGGAGAGCCCAGTGCCAAGATGAAGGAAATCTACGAGATTGTGCTGAAAGCGCAAATCGCCGGTGTGGAGGTCCTGCGCCCGGGGATTTCCGGCAAAGAGGCGGATGCTGTTACGCGTGATATCATCTCGGCAGCGGGTTATGGCGAAGCGTATGGACATAGTGCAGGCCATGGGCTCGGCATGGATGTGCACGAACTGCCGAATCTTTCGACGGTCAGTCCGTTTATCTTGGAGCCAGGTATGGTCGTGACGATGGAACCCGGTATCTATTTAAGCGGAATCGGCGGGGTGCGGATAGAAGACGACGTTCTGATTACGGCGGACGGTCACGAGGTGTTGACCCAGTCGACGAAAGAGTTGCTCATTTTGCCCGTCTAA
- a CDS encoding DUF441 domain-containing protein has translation MVSGEIMLVILIVIGLIGRSPIIATAASILLVLKLTALERLFPVVERRGLELGLLFLTISVLVPFASEKISWRDITPLFTTVIGMMALAGGAIATWMNGKGLDLLRTEPSIIVGLVIGSIIGIVFLRGIPVGPLMAAGITAFVLKLWEWFGGR, from the coding sequence ATGGTATCTGGGGAAATCATGCTTGTCATCTTGATCGTCATAGGGCTTATCGGTCGATCGCCCATTATCGCAACGGCTGCCAGCATCCTGCTTGTCTTAAAGTTGACTGCACTGGAGCGACTGTTTCCGGTAGTGGAGCGGCGCGGTCTTGAGCTGGGACTGCTCTTCCTGACAATATCAGTGCTTGTACCGTTCGCCAGCGAAAAGATCTCCTGGCGTGACATTACTCCTTTATTTACAACCGTGATCGGTATGATGGCGCTTGCTGGTGGCGCGATCGCGACCTGGATGAATGGCAAGGGACTTGATCTGCTGCGCACAGAGCCTTCCATCATCGTCGGACTTGTGATCGGGTCCATCATTGGCATTGTCTTTTTGCGCGGGATTCCTGTCGGCCCGTTGATGGCTGCCGGCATTACCGCTTTTGTCCTGAAGCTCTGGGAATGGTTCGGCGGCCGTTGA
- a CDS encoding CD1247 N-terminal domain-containing protein — protein MLESLANRISYLRGLVDGMDVSEGSKEGKILSEVIEVLDEMYGQFREIHARIEETEDYVEAIDDDLDDVELYLFGDEDDLYEIADDCNDEYVEQDDEEGTIYELDPHDQIIASYEIECPSCHEILYFQEGEDDEGYHHYVIEPMPQDTREPINPT, from the coding sequence GTGCTGGAATCTTTGGCGAATCGAATTTCTTATTTGCGTGGATTGGTTGATGGTATGGATGTGTCAGAAGGCAGCAAGGAAGGAAAAATCCTGTCGGAGGTGATCGAGGTTCTGGACGAGATGTACGGGCAGTTCCGTGAAATCCATGCCCGTATCGAAGAAACCGAAGATTACGTAGAGGCGATCGATGACGACCTGGATGATGTAGAGCTCTATCTATTCGGTGATGAAGACGACCTGTATGAAATCGCCGACGACTGCAATGACGAGTATGTGGAGCAGGATGATGAGGAAGGAACGATTTATGAACTGGATCCCCATGATCAGATCATTGCTTCCTACGAAATTGAATGCCCGTCCTGCCATGAGATCCTCTACTTCCAGGAGGGGGAGGACGACGAAGGGTATCACCATTACGTCATCGAGCCTATGCCTCAGGATACACGCGAGCCAATCAATCCGACCTGA
- the efp gene encoding elongation factor P: MISVNDFRTGLTIEVDGDIFQVLEFQHVKPGKGAAFVRSKLRNLRSGNTTEMTFRGGEKVNPARIETSTMQYLYASGDEHTFMNTETYEQLTFTSKQIERELNFLKENMNVQIMQYNGETLGVQLPNTVELTVTECEPGVKGDTASNVTKKATLETGFVVNVPLFVEQGDKLIIDTRSEAYVSRA, translated from the coding sequence ATGATCTCTGTTAACGATTTTCGTACCGGCTTAACCATCGAAGTAGATGGCGATATTTTTCAGGTGCTCGAATTCCAGCACGTAAAGCCAGGGAAGGGTGCAGCTTTTGTTCGTTCCAAACTGCGCAACCTTCGCAGTGGCAACACGACTGAGATGACATTCCGCGGCGGTGAAAAAGTAAACCCTGCCCGTATTGAGACATCTACCATGCAGTACCTGTATGCAAGCGGGGATGAGCACACCTTCATGAACACGGAAACGTATGAGCAGCTCACGTTTACCAGCAAACAGATCGAGCGCGAGCTGAACTTCCTGAAGGAAAACATGAACGTGCAAATCATGCAGTACAATGGCGAAACACTTGGAGTTCAATTGCCAAACACCGTTGAACTGACGGTAACCGAATGCGAGCCGGGTGTAAAAGGAGATACAGCCTCCAACGTAACGAAAAAAGCAACCCTGGAAACAGGTTTCGTGGTGAACGTACCGCTTTTCGTAGAACAAGGAGACAAGCTGATCATCGATACCCGTTCCGAGGCATACGTTTCCCGCGCGTAG